CAGACGCTCGTGCTCGCggaaatcgcaaaaattttgCGGACAGGATGTATCACGTTTACAATTATTGCCGTTGGAAATTCGGAGATCGATACGAAAATGATGTACGATGTGTATAAGACAGTCACTCTTAATACTTATGTTGTACAGAGTTTTAATTGTCTCGACATATTGAAGGtgtgttttttgttagtttggtgccaaaaattttggcaaatcgtAAAATACGCCCAGCAAAAATtctatcaaaaacttttatataAGTTCTAACTAAAAACGaattatcagaaaatgtttatGGGAGCTCGGTTTCAAAGTCTGGCAGCTTAAATTGTTTATAATCTCGCAGAGATACTTTCTCTGTGCactttaaatatgaaatttcatgcaatttattttctatattaAACGCGAAATTCTGTGAAATCCAGCACTTTTAGCGACCACAATGAGACCTACCAGGcggcaattcgccggtttgccggaaaatttttaattctggttttcccgtttttaaaaaaatattttctagaattcgcttactttttaaaatgtatgtaggaacattcacgTGACGCGTACAGTTTTGCCGAATGAAATTGAAGTTctcaaacttccaaaaaaaaggtgtaaaacaacaatttgccgtttgtccgagaaattcggcaaatcgttgatttgccggaaattttcagtttcagcaATCTGccgatttatctgaaaaaatcgtttgccgtcCACCCCTGAGACCTACTCTGAAACACAGCGCGTGCCTTCGAACTGAATGgccaatttttggagaaatttatattttgaactGATTATACATAATCGGGATTTCTAATAAATTAGGCCATATACACAAGTTCGGAAGGCATATTCTGAAGTTTCCTCAGTATGTTAAGGGAGATGTCcccaagtttcaaaaactgttgaaattcttttcaaatttattattcTTTTTAGGATTGCATAAAACCTTGTGGCACCGGAGGATCACAACAATGCTATGACGTCACACTAGACGTCTGTGCCACTCCAACTACAGCGGAACCAACGACAACTGTCACATCGACGTCAACTCCAAAACCTACACTTGATCCGGAGTATTTGAATGATTGGCAGATAACATATCTATTTGCAATCACGAACAGAACCTCTCAGGAACAGTTCAGTCGACTGGTCAAATACATTTCGGATCCATTAGAGGATTGCAGTGGGAAGGCGATGATAATTCGGTTTTTAGCGCGAAATAATTCGAATTCTGGTTGGATTTCTGATGTTGATCAGGTGGCTCCGTATCTGCAACAATTGTCATACGACGAGGTTCTTATAGCATCAGGTATTGATCGATTGTTTTTGATATCCTAAAAATCTCGGTCTTCTATAATTTTCTGTGCTTTATTAATTTTAGACAATCGTACCCTTCTACCTGGAAATGATAATGTAACATTTGACCTGGTCTGGGAAGCAGTTTCAACATCTCCGTGTTACAATGAAGATGGTACTGTCCATGTTCCAAAAGTTGTTCTGCTTACTGACTTTGTCTCTAATGTATTTGTTGCTCAGTACAACACCACTCTTCTTccacttttggaattttatgagTTTAGTATTATTGCATTCACTGAGGTATGTATTTATAcatatgttttcatttttaactgTAATCATTACAGGAAGCTTATGATGGGTACAAATCGAAGCTGGCAATGAAAGCGTTTCAAATCACAAATGACGAAGGTTATGGAGACACGAACGAGCTGAAATTGTGTCCGAAACAGGGATCCAATGTGACCACAATTATGTTTATCATAATTGGAACTTGCTCTGGTGCCATGCTCATTCTTATCTTGCTCACTGTGCTTTACCGACAGAAGTATATGTGGATGAGAAAGTTGAAAAGATTCAAAACTTCTCATGTGGCAGATATTGATGATAATGATATGTAAGTATAATaagtagttttgaattttttcaattcaaatatttcaaaaaattataaggctagaaaaattctagggccacattttacaaaagtatgtattttttcagtttcgattcaccataaatttttcagatttgatcATTGGGAACTATCCTGGGACAAACTTGTcgtaaaaaacgaaaaactcgGTCACGGAGCCTACGGTCACGTGTTCAAAGGCAAAATAGTAGGTGTCCCACCTGCAATCGAAAAATACAATAGAGCAGAAGCATTGGACTACACGGATTGTGACTGTGCTGTGAAGATGCTTCCGAAATATGCGACAGATGCAGCAAAACAGGAGTTTAGACATGAAATTGAGTTGATGAAGAATCTTGGATTCAATGAGCATTTGGTGAATATGCTAGGATGTATTACTGTATCTGCAAAATCATGTTTGGTACTGGAACACTGCTGTCATCGGGATTTACTGAGATATGTGAAAAACAAGAAGTGTGATCTAgaaattgtgagttttgaagcttcttgttagtttgaaattccaaaaaattgcaagttGCGTAAAATGGGCAGTTTATGAGTAAAATAGTAATAATAGTagtattaataaaaaatataagcaTAAACCCATTTTTGGCTTATTCccaaaattgacaatttatgAGATTTCACCAACTTTTTAGTgcaaatacaaaatttcaaagatttagCGACATATGAACATTTGAAGAGTTTTCCCACTGATTTAATTCTAGCTATAAAGTTTGCTTAAAATTTATGAAGTTACCAAAAAGGTATACAATGTATATACTATACATCTCAATTAAATAACTAATTTTCCAGTCTCGAAGTGTGGACGACACAATCGATAGTCATAAAGAATTTCTGAACTTTGCGTGGCAAATCACTCAAGGAATGAGATTTCTTGTGGACAAACGTATCATACATCGAGATCTCGCTGCTCGAAACATCCTTATAACTGAACAGTGTGGAATGAAAAGTGCAAAAGTCAGCGATTTCGGACTTGCGATTTTAAGTGAACCAAGTGAAAATGGAGAGGTGACAGGATCAGACCGTCTTCCCATCAAATGGCTCGCTTTGGAATGTCTCGAAAAAGCAGAATTCTCATTTAAAAGTGATGTCTGGTCATTTGGAATTGTGATTTTCGAAATGTATTCACTTGGTGATGTACCATTTGCGGAAATCGAGCCAACTGAGCTGATTGCGCATCTGAAGTCCGGAGCCCGACCAAAGTTTCCATTACTCGCAACTGATAAAATTGAAGAGATAATGAGCTCGTGCTGGTCAGAAAAGTCAGAGGAACGACCAGATTTTGATGAGCtctcaaaattgtttgcaaCTCAATTGGAACAGACAACCGAAGGATATGGATACCTGGAATTGATAAGAACAAAAGATTATCGAGTGATTGCAGAAGCATTACAAAAACCAGATGATTCACCTACTGATGGAACAGATGAACCAATATGTATAGATGATCATCCACCATATGTGACACGAAATCGTTCAGTAACGTGGAGGAGTAAAGCAAATGGAGAAGCAAAGTTAGGAAGAGAATACAGTATGACAACTCATGTTTGTGAAGGTAAGATCTTTGGAATTAATTTTGATAGGTTAGTAATTGCCTTACATAGTGAACAAGAAGGTAGGTATGATGTAGGTACATCGCTAGTTAAGCACATCGGCAGGCTGGTATGAGGTAGACAGACACCTATTtcattgataattttaaaaattttcaactaatatttctaaagaaaacggatataatttttcagacgaaACTCATCAATTACCAAACGGTGTTCCAAAATTACCCTCTGCCGCTCCAGCTGAACCACACGAAAaggataaaaaagaaaagaaaaagtcgTATTTGAATCTGAATATTCCAAATATTCTACCATCTTTGAATGCAATTAATCCATTTTCAAAAGACAACGAGTTCAAGAAGACGTTCAAACGAAAAAAGGCCTCGTCTCGTCGCGGATCgacaaatttctaaattccCCGCCCCATCAAATCTCAGTATGTACCAATTTTCTTCCGATTTCTCATAACATATTACCGGTgactaaaatttctaaaaataattctgtATATACCCgctcaaataaaattttaattttcaaaatttattgagcAAAGAAAACAAAAGCAATTGGAATTGGAATACATAGGATTTTAGAATAGAACACGAATCAATGGAAAAAAGAGTGAGAATGGGTTCAGAACAGATTGAGTTTCCagaaacaaaaacttgaaaatcactAGTAAAAGTCAACAATCACAGAGATGAaccaaaaatgtggaaaaaaagttacacaatAAATAcagaaagaaaattattttaatatctatgagctgcaaaaaaaagagaaccgTAATGAAAAGTGTGTATATTGCACGCGTTGAGTTCAGTAGGAGGAATTGAGCAGAAGTATTCCTATTAATTGGATTCAGCACCAAACATTGTTAACCTGATTCGTGGTTGCTGAACGACCGgtgttgtctgaaaataaagttttaatttaatgaAACAACTAAAATTTAGATATCTTCTACCTTTGCCTCTTGAGTCTTTGccattgaaatttgatgagCATGTCTGGTggattgaagaagaagagcacTCTCCAGTCGAGTCTTCAATTCATTATTCCATTcgataacttttttaaattcagctgGCCACATGGAAGCTGCCGCATTTAGTCGTCCAATCGCCATCTCGTGAAGCTTCTTCTCAATTGGACCAACTTTTCGCCATTCTGTATGAGATGTTGCTCTGAGTAGTCGAACCAAAAGTTGAACAAGCAGCGAAATCACTTGTATTCGTTTTCCATCTTTTGCGCTCATTGCAAGAACTTCGATAACCTTCACACATTCTTGAAGAATGACTAGGTCGGATTCTGTGATCTTCTCGTTTTCACAATCCACTTTTGATAGATATCTCTTGACTACTGGCATAATCTCCTTTCCGAGATGTTTGACGAAAATTCCACCGAAGCCTTTTCTGCCGAATATCGAAGCCAATGATTGTAGAGTTTTCATGACAACTGAAACATTATCACTTTGCAAATGACGCTTCAGCAATACAATTAATTTGTTGAAGGACTCCTGATGACCGAGTACAACATCTACAGGAGCTGATGTTGTGAACACCACGGCAGTCACCATAATGATGCATTTGTCAAGTTGAATTCTTTCGTTAtctgtaaattgaaaaagttgaaatgatTATGGTGAATAATGCTTATACCTTCGGACATATTCAAAACAGAATAAAACGCATTTCTCATGATCGTCTTCCAACTAACTGCAGTATCATCATCTGGCTGCTGACTGACGATACTTCGGATTGATTGAATCGCGGCTGCGGCGATTGCAGAAAGATGTCCAGCACGATCTGTTTGAATTGATCCTTCGTCAAGTCTAGCTGATTCTCTAACAAATCCGAGTAGTAGATACATAATGACAGGGAGTACGGTAACTCTCGAATGTGGTGAGCAGAGACTTGGAATTTGCACAAGGATCTGCATACTTTTGATGACTAGATGTGTACCTTCGGCCGGTAATCTTCCAACTTTCCGTAGATGTAATGCAGCGAGACTGTTGGTTTTTAATTGTGCAGAGTTGATTTGTGGCATTTGCTTGAATATGGCACAAACGGCAAGTTCCAATATCGCGTAACTGATCGTTTTCACTCCATCTTTATTGATGTTCCCATCTTTTCCACCTTCTTCGCCAGCGAACAATACATTTGGTATCTTTCTCAGAGTATCTTCACTTTCGAGATTTCCATTCGAAATGTCTCGTGACGCACAAATTCGAATGGCTAACTGTGCAGCATCAATAATTGATCCGACACATTCGATGCATTGAAGTTGTGTAGAGAGACAGTCTCTTGTAAGAACACTTCTATGAAGAACATACAGGATCTCGATAACTGCCGGTACATCGCTCATCAGATGCAACTGGCACCATTCACATGACAATAGTCGAGTCAACGATTTCACGGACATTTGGATTGTTTCATCTTCGATTTGGCGAGTCTTGTTGCTCAATGATTCTACTGCGATTCCGATTAGAAGATAAAATCGGGATACATTTCCCTCGTCTCTCCATACTGCTGCAGTCTCGGAGGATAGTTCGATTCCCGACGGTAGTTCAAAGTTGTTCTTGCTCAACCATGTAGAGCACGCGAGAAGGATCGGAGGCCAGCAGATTTGATAATATTCACGGCAAGCTTCGGCACTGTGGGCATTGAAAAATGCTCCTCCACGGTTGAGAAATTGATCGGAGTAATGGGCAGGAAGGGCTAGAAGAGCTGAATCATTGAGCATCGCAAGCCAATAAGCAATTAGAGAATTGGCTTCTGGTTCAACAAGAGAGAGCAGTGAACCACTTCCATTGTAGTCATAATGATCTCTAGCTTCTACATTTTCATTCTTCATTCTATCCTGCTCAATAGCAGTAACATAAACCTCTGCCCACGCCTTCAAAATTGACAGCTTTTCTAATGTCGCAGCACTTTCACTGTAGAGTTGTACATTAATTGAGCCATGTTTCAGTTTATTGAGTGAAGATACAAGCAGCTGGTGGACACGCTTCAAATCGCTCAAATCCCTTGCGACTCCACTACCAATCCAAGTACTGCACACTTGACAAGCTACTGACGTCACATTACTGGGGGTGTCGTCAGTGAACGCCGGACGAAGAGCTGCGCCCACTTGTGCTTGAAACTGTTCCAAGATCATGTGTCCAGGAAATTCGGGCTCAGGGCAAGACGAGAAGCGAATGATCACTTCTTCTAACGACTTTAGTCCAGCAATTCGAAGAAGAGAATTGTCGGAAGTCGCAGCCATGAAGGACATTCTGACGAGATCCGAGAGATGGAGAACCAAGTAATCATTCTTTCCAGCAGATGTGATTTGAAGTTCCTTCGCAAGAGCCATATCAAGATGTGCTCGTTCGGTGTCACAAACACTCATCAGTCGATTCACAATCTCCATTGTAAATACTTTTGTAGGCCATCTTGGTTGTACTTTTCCCTTGTCCTCCTCCATCAAAGAACTAATTCCAGCCAAGTTGGTGTCATCATCaccatcttcatcatcatcatcatcagcaTCATCTTCTCCCCGATCTTTCTTCTCTTCCTTCTTTCTAACAAGACCATGATCATTGGAAGTAGCTAGAATTTCTTTGCTCAACATCAACCAATTGTTGAGAAGTTCTCCGGATGTTCCCTGTACGAGTGAAATCAATGTTTCTTGTAAATGACATCTCAACTCCTTGTTCACTTCAGTGTCAAGCATTCCGAATAAAGCACCCTCCAGTCCCGACTCGGGAAGAGCGAACTTCTTCTTGTTGGTATCAACTATTCCCTGAGGAACAAGAACTTGTGCGTGGTTACGAACCTGCAAAAAGGATGAAATTGTGTTATGCtcctttcaaaaataatattccgAACCTCTTTGGACTCTCTTTGAACCAACTGTCGTAGACAACTGACTGATTGCCTTCTTATGACAAGATGTGTCGACGAGAGCAACGAACTTATATCCACCACAAGCTGAGCCATATGAACATATCGAGGAGCAAAAAGGTGCATTTGCTGGAGACCGGAGATTGCTTCAGCTTGAACAAATGGATCAGAGTGGGATAGCTGGATCGCACAAGCAGCTAGAAGAGACGTTCGGACACCATCAATGACTCCAGGGCAACTCAATTCTGGGCCAACACACGTGATAAGAGCagttaactgaaaattgataattagtTTGGGATAACtccatgaatttttaaaaacttacacaTTTACTGATTCCTTGAACTACATCCACTACAAAAGTCGGCGTTGAAATAAGTAGTTTCAGACATGAACTCAAGGTTGTTTCGACGAATACTCTGAACATTCCACTTCCAGTTTCAGCAATCAGGGCCATTGCAACAAGTGCACATGTTTGAACTTTCGGCATTTTGCTCTCTTCGGCCAGTGCCAGGACAACAGAAACTCCCGTATTCAGATGTTGCCCACTTCCAAGAGATCCGACGTGTCGATGAAGGCATCCCAGTGCCAAAACGTGTCCGGATCGGTTGATCTCATCCTTGCAACTATTCAACTTATCAAAACAATATTGGGCTATAGACGCTACAAATGGTGGAGAATTGACCGCCTGTGACAGCCGAGCAAGCGCTTCTGCTCCAACTAATCGTGTCATTGGACAGCTATTCGACAGAGAAGATGAAATCAAATCAAACGAGGCTCTTTGCAATGTTTCATTGTCTAATTTATGTCCACGTTGTTCACAAAGCGTTTTGTAAGACAACAGTTTGGCTGTCAGTGCGTTCacaagaatctgaaaatttatcaattttttaaaaaaatttaaaaaatcttttcctACCGCCTGTTTTCTTCCTGCATTCTTCGATTTCTGAATCGTAtcccaaaaatgttcagtAATTTGAACTTTATGTTTGTTGTTCACCAATGGAAATACTTTTCCATAAGTCAAGAGGGCAGTGTTCAGACATGTCAACGGCTCCGAATCATTCTCAGGCCACGTGTCTCCTATTTGAGATGCGGATGCTCGAATCAAGTTGGAAAGATCCTCTTCGATGTTGCCAAGTGAAACTGATGATATCGGTGTTTGTAACTGAAATGTTCATAatcaaatgtgtttttttgtggaaaatatatataaaaaaccacattttttttgttttttccaactgttcaaatttcaaaattgcgtattaaaaaatctatcaTAAATACCAGCTGCTTCAAAATGGGTCTCGCTACGAAGGCAACAAGTTACTGTAACTCGTGCCAATTTATGGATTActtcatattttccaaattgaattaaaacggatttcaagattttttaaataaaaaatacgaaGCAACCCATAAATTGACATGAGTTACAGTAACTTGCTGATTTCGTAGCGAGACCCATgcgaaaattctcatttttagaCGTCTgcgtaataatttttttccgtttttggatatgttccagaaaaaaacacggaa
This is a stretch of genomic DNA from Caenorhabditis elegans chromosome V. It encodes these proteins:
- the F09G2.1 gene encoding Protein kinase domain-containing protein (Confirmed by transcript evidence), with the protein product MKRGVGYAVFAFPMFNDTHETVCCSPSQCKTAFGFMNYRDYVGKYDDMEPVQPSTNQYNFSFVLINDLKRVGSPQSACLYNNYVLITNRLFNITDQTLVLAEIAKILRTGCITFTIIAVGNSEIDTKMMYDVYKTVTLNTYVVQSFNCLDILKDCIKPCGTGGSQQCYDVTLDVCATPTTAEPTTTVTSTSTPKPTLDPEYLNDWQITYLFAITNRTSQEQFSRLVKYISDPLEDCSGKAMIIRFLARNNSNSGWISDVDQVAPYLQQLSYDEVLIASDNRTLLPGNDNVTFDLVWEAVSTSPCYNEDGTVHVPKVVLLTDFVSNVFVAQYNTTLLPLLEFYEFSIIAFTEEAYDGYKSKLAMKAFQITNDEGYGDTNELKLCPKQGSNVTTIMFIIIGTCSGAMLILILLTVLYRQKYMWMRKLKRFKTSHVADIDDNDIFDHWELSWDKLVVKNEKLGHGAYGHVFKGKIVGVPPAIEKYNRAEALDYTDCDCAVKMLPKYATDAAKQEFRHEIELMKNLGFNEHLVNMLGCITVSAKSCLVLEHCCHRDLLRYVKNKKCDLEISRSVDDTIDSHKEFLNFAWQITQGMRFLVDKRIIHRDLAARNILITEQCGMKSAKVSDFGLAILSEPSENGEVTGSDRLPIKWLALECLEKAEFSFKSDVWSFGIVIFEMYSLGDVPFAEIEPTELIAHLKSGARPKFPLLATDKIEEIMSSCWSEKSEERPDFDELSKLFATQLEQTTEGYGYLELIRTKDYRVIAEALQKPDDSPTDGTDEPICIDDHPPYVTRNRSVTWRSKANGEAKLGREYSMTTHVCEDETHQLPNGVPKLPSAAPAEPHEKDKKEKKKSYLNLNIPNILPSLNAINPFSKDNEFKKTFKRKKASSRRGSTNF
- the F09G2.1 gene encoding Protein kinase domain-containing protein (Confirmed by transcript evidence) encodes the protein MLSHAYARLLLLLHLCTVSLVLCDQFCATDGNDTPIITDPNYMCNDANFTNLRNPPLQNSSSYTNNCDVVFLLDLDSTFTTEENYTQVIQFISDATDTCMKRGVGYAVFAFPMFNDTHETVCCSPSQCKTAFGFMNYRDYVGKYDDMEPVQPSTNQYNFSFVLINDLKRVGSPQSACLYNNYVLITNRLFNITDQTLVLAEIAKILRTGCITFTIIAVGNSEIDTKMMYDVYKTVTLNTYVVQSFNCLDILKDCIKPCGTGGSQQCYDVTLDVCATPTTAEPTTTVTSTSTPKPTLDPEYLNDWQITYLFAITNRTSQEQFSRLVKYISDPLEDCSGKAMIIRFLARNNSNSGWISDVDQVAPYLQQLSYDEVLIASDNRTLLPGNDNVTFDLVWEAVSTSPCYNEDGTVHVPKVVLLTDFVSNVFVAQYNTTLLPLLEFYEFSIIAFTEEAYDGYKSKLAMKAFQITNDEGYGDTNELKLCPKQGSNVTTIMFIIIGTCSGAMLILILLTVLYRQKYMWMRKLKRFKTSHVADIDDNDIFDHWELSWDKLVVKNEKLGHGAYGHVFKGKIVGVPPAIEKYNRAEALDYTDCDCAVKMLPKYATDAAKQEFRHEIELMKNLGFNEHLVNMLGCITVSAKSCLVLEHCCHRDLLRYVKNKKCDLEISRSVDDTIDSHKEFLNFAWQITQGMRFLVDKRIIHRDLAARNILITEQCGMKSAKVSDFGLAILSEPSENGEVTGSDRLPIKWLALECLEKAEFSFKSDVWSFGIVIFEMYSLGDVPFAEIEPTELIAHLKSGARPKFPLLATDKIEEIMSSCWSEKSEERPDFDELSKLFATQLEQTTEGYGYLELIRTKDYRVIAEALQKPDDSPTDGTDEPICIDDHPPYVTRNRSVTWRSKANGEAKLGREYSMTTHVCEDETHQLPNGVPKLPSAAPAEPHEKDKKEKKKSYLNLNIPNILPSLNAINPFSKDNEFKKTFKRKKASSRRGSTNF
- the F09G2.1 gene encoding Protein kinase domain-containing protein (Confirmed by transcript evidence), which translates into the protein MCNDANFTNLRNPPLQNSSSYTNNCDVVFLLDLDSTFTTEENYTQVIQFISDATDTCMKRGVGYAVFAFPMFNDTHETVCCSPSQCKTAFGFMNYRDYVGKYDDMEPVQPSTNQYNFSFVLINDLKRVGSPQSACLYNNYVLITNRLFNITDQTLVLAEIAKILRTGCITFTIIAVGNSEIDTKMMYDVYKTVTLNTYVVQSFNCLDILKDCIKPCGTGGSQQCYDVTLDVCATPTTAEPTTTVTSTSTPKPTLDPEYLNDWQITYLFAITNRTSQEQFSRLVKYISDPLEDCSGKAMIIRFLARNNSNSGWISDVDQVAPYLQQLSYDEVLIASDNRTLLPGNDNVTFDLVWEAVSTSPCYNEDGTVHVPKVVLLTDFVSNVFVAQYNTTLLPLLEFYEFSIIAFTEEAYDGYKSKLAMKAFQITNDEGYGDTNELKLCPKQGSNVTTIMFIIIGTCSGAMLILILLTVLYRQKYMWMRKLKRFKTSHVADIDDNDIFDHWELSWDKLVVKNEKLGHGAYGHVFKGKIVGVPPAIEKYNRAEALDYTDCDCAVKMLPKYATDAAKQEFRHEIELMKNLGFNEHLVNMLGCITVSAKSCLVLEHCCHRDLLRYVKNKKCDLEISRSVDDTIDSHKEFLNFAWQITQGMRFLVDKRIIHRDLAARNILITEQCGMKSAKVSDFGLAILSEPSENGEVTGSDRLPIKWLALECLEKAEFSFKSDVWSFGIVIFEMYSLGDVPFAEIEPTELIAHLKSGARPKFPLLATDKIEEIMSSCWSEKSEERPDFDELSKLFATQLEQTTEGYGYLELIRTKDYRVIAEALQKPDDSPTDGTDEPICIDDHPPYVTRNRSVTWRSKANGEAKLGREYSMTTHVCEDETHQLPNGVPKLPSAAPAEPHEKDKKEKKKSYLNLNIPNILPSLNAINPFSKDNEFKKTFKRKKASSRRGSTNF
- the soap-1 gene encoding HEAT repeat-containing protein 5B (Confirmed by transcript evidence), whose protein sequence is MDETHSLLLNEEALEACPEQKRPVFIYEWLRYLDRILPITQREDLKNVQKELQQQLESRLHTVVGPPTRKLIARCIGRVYALTGDIVSLNTLLNSCNDTLKVKDESPKAVQSKLAALACLSAVYDSMGRMAGRSIEDTLAIVKNWMSTAVAHSQAHIMNTLTSMVKALGSGDYVTHKKIHSIAKNSLQDRTLCKTPNVKIASLECLTALVQFHTPIYTTELEASCTMCIKILEGSTYELRCAVAKFTAQLLATSMKPPPGAVIKAKSNQTVPVRPASVTDTLNLLASGFLRGGIGGFLKGSSSTFSTMGRSDIRIGVSICYVEMVREMGSAWLEKHLIAVCCHMVDLASKCGHLAYTQNASHVSEALTIRRCISFILRQTIGSLLGENAQTLACKHLGVLLSQYVDLVSIGTGDNLDSSVDSSDYGSGYAIIVILQEISVLVRQIGTSVMSLFTEATGIMEHIFKCLTHPLASARYAAAWCLRCIATAVPNLMTPLIDRCLPRLDQLSSSSRAISGFSMALSALLAASTDSSKLGIPYAKPLKVLDLAEEMLRTSTQQPKLTIAKLESGWNLIYALIHLGPSVMKEHLPRVIKLWKAAFARSAKEAESENSRGDAFSWQCAMIAQAGALSVMEAVASQPELSSTNNALDAMKVPIECSLVMMSQVGNLIKSYGNEMRQANSVVRIRLYRLLLLLPHKSFEGSYAALLRELVADITLSDNSQSTLTTSLPISQFTGVEKILISPVYDATDYSMVEDLLQTPISSVSLGNIEEDLSNLIRASASQIGDTWPENDSEPLTCLNTALLTYGKVFPLVNNKHKVQITEHFWDTIQKSKNAGRKQAILVNALTAKLLSYKTLCEQRGHKLDNETLQRASFDLISSSLSNSCPMTRLVGAEALARLSQAVNSPPFVASIAQYCFDKLNSCKDEINRSGHVLALGCLHRHVGSLGSGQHLNTGVSVVLALAEESKMPKVQTCALVAMALIAETGSGMFRVFVETTLSSCLKLLISTPTFVVDVVQGISKCLTALITCVGPELSCPGVIDGVRTSLLAACAIQLSHSDPFVQAEAISGLQQMHLFAPRYVHMAQLVVDISSLLSSTHLVIRRQSVSCLRQLVQRESKEVRNHAQVLVPQGIVDTNKKKFALPESGLEGALFGMLDTEVNKELRCHLQETLISLVQGTSGELLNNWLMLSKEILATSNDHGLVRKKEEKKDRGEDDADDDDDEDGDDDTNLAGISSLMEEDKGKVQPRWPTKVFTMEIVNRLMSVCDTERAHLDMALAKELQITSAGKNDYLVLHLSDLVRMSFMAATSDNSLLRIAGLKSLEEVIIRFSSCPEPEFPGHMILEQFQAQVGAALRPAFTDDTPSNVTSVACQVCSTWIGSGVARDLSDLKRVHQLLVSSLNKLKHGSINVQLYSESAATLEKLSILKAWAEVYVTAIEQDRMKNENVEARDHYDYNGSGSLLSLVEPEANSLIAYWLAMLNDSALLALPAHYSDQFLNRGGAFFNAHSAEACREYYQICWPPILLACSTWLSKNNFELPSGIELSSETAAVWRDEGNVSRFYLLIGIAVESLSNKTRQIEDETIQMSVKSLTRLLSCEWCQLHLMSDVPAVIEILYVLHRSVLTRDCLSTQLQCIECVGSIIDAAQLAIRICASRDISNGNLESEDTLRKIPNVLFAGEEGGKDGNINKDGVKTISYAILELAVCAIFKQMPQINSAQLKTNSLAALHLRKVGRLPAEGTHLVIKSMQILVQIPSLCSPHSRVTVLPVIMYLLLGFVRESARLDEGSIQTDRAGHLSAIAAAAIQSIRSIVSQQPDDDTAVSWKTIMRNAFYSVLNMSEDNERIQLDKCIIMVTAVVFTTSAPVDVVLGHQESFNKLIVLLKRHLQSDNVSVVMKTLQSLASIFGRKGFGGIFVKHLGKEIMPVVKRYLSKVDCENEKITESDLVILQECVKVIEVLAMSAKDGKRIQVISLLVQLLVRLLRATSHTEWRKVGPIEKKLHEMAIGRLNAAASMWPAEFKKVIEWNNELKTRLESALLLQSTRHAHQISMAKTQEAKTTPVVQQPRIRLTMFGAESN